The Porites lutea chromosome 11, jaPorLute2.1, whole genome shotgun sequence genome includes a region encoding these proteins:
- the LOC140952135 gene encoding uncharacterized protein, which yields MAPTVRPTPTNSTSDEGLPTAAIVMIGVGAYLVLVMIFLVIRQCLKSQGISICPAWVSEMCCGSCCGSEDDTERCCVCSCFLPVAEMCDCSTPSKKSCMDSVCPTKQWCDNTFCCCMNAEPGGAMCQDCNGPECALGDCNCACNCAVPECDSINCICFKIDLSGGQAGMRQQQESMRLQQQIQQLQQLQMQQQQFQLQQQQMGYPSGYPR from the exons ATGGCTCCAACTGTTCGC CCTACACCTACGAACAGTACTTCTGATGAGGGCTTGCCAACGGCTGCTATTGTGATGATTGGTGTTGGAGCCTACCTTGTACTTGTTATGATTTTTCTCGTCATCAGACAGTGTTTAAAG TCTCAAGGAATAAGCATTTGTCCAGCTTGGGTGTCAGAAATGTGTTGTGGATCATGTTGTGGAAGTGAAGATGACACAGAACGATGTTGCGTTTGCAGTTGCTTTCTACCAGTTGCAGAAATGTGTGATTGCTCAACACCAAGTAAAAAGTCTTGTATGGATTCTGTGTGTCCCACAAAACAG TGGTGCGATAACACCTTCTGTTGTTGTATGAATGCGGAGCCTGGTGGAGCCATGTGTCAGGACTGCAATGGACCAGAGTGCGCG CTGGGTGACTGCAACTGTGCATGCAACTGTGCTGTTCCCGAGTGTGATTCAATCAACTGTATTTGCTTCAAAATTGACCTATCAGGAGGTCAGGCTGGAATGCGACAGCAACAAGAATCAATGAGACTTCAGCAGCAGATACAGCAACTGCAACAGCTGCAAATGCAACAGCAACAATTTCAACTACAGCAACAGCAAATGGGTTACCCATCGGGCTACCCTAGATAA